CACTCGCCCCCGCCACCGGCTGCTCCACGATCCTGAGCGAGACCGCGCCCCCGGCGGTCACAGTCACCGGAGCCGCGTTGACGGGCGGCAGGGCTCCGGAGCTGAAGCGCAGCACGTAGGGCTCGCCGACCGTCCCCGTGAGCGTCACCCCGGCAAAGGATGCCAGTCCCATGCTCGCCGTGGCCGTGGGCGTGGGCACGGGCCCGAGGGTGCCTCCCGTGCCTGAGAAGATCGCGACGGTCACCACCGTCGAGTTGTCCGTCGTCACCCGGTTCGATGCGCCGTCACGGATCTCGATCTCGGGCTGCGTGGCGAGGACCCCCCCGCTCGCTCCTCCCACGGGCGGTGTCACGATGTTGAGCGAAGCGGGAGCCCCCGGGCCGCTGACCATGACGTCATTCGAGTTCACGGCGGTGAGCGCTGGGACCGAAGTGAATCGGAGGACATAATTCGTCCCGACGAGCCCCGCAAAGGTCACGCCCGAGAAGGTGGCGAGCCCGGCGCTTGCCGTCGCGGAGAGGGTCCCACCGACCGATCCGCCGGCAGGCGCCGGGAGGACCGCGACGGTCACCTGCGTCATGTTGTCGGACGTCACACGATTCATCGCGCCGTCGAGGATCTCGACTCTGGGCTGGGTCGTCATGAGTGCACCGCTCGCCCCCGCGACGGGCTGGGGAGTCACGATCCGAAGTGCCGCCGCCGCGCCGTGACCCGTGACCGCCACATTGGTGGAGTTCACCGGGCCGAGCATGATGTTGGGGGTGAAGCGCAGCACGTAGGGTGTCCCGATGAGTCCCGAGAAGGTGACGGCGGAGAAAGTAGCGACGCCGACGCTGACCGTAGCCGTGGGATTGGCGACCGGTCCGAGGGAACCGCCAGTCCCGGAGAAGATCGCGGCGCTGATCACCGTCGTGTTGTCCGACGTCACCCGGTTCATCGCGCCGTCGAGGATCTCGACCGCCGGCTGAGTGGTGAGGAGCGAACCGCTCGCGCCCGCGACGGGCTGAGCCACGATCCGAAGCGACGCGGCTACGCCGTGACCCGTCACGGTCACGTCATTCGAGTCCGCGTTTCCGAGCGCCGGCACCGAGGTGAATCGGAGGACGTAGTTCGTTCCGACAAGCCCGGCGAAAGTAACCCCCGAGAAGGTGGCCAAGCCCGAGCTCGCGGTCGCGGAGAGGGTCCCGCCCACCGATCCGCCAGCAGGCGCCGGGAGGACGGCGACACTCACAACCGTCGAGTTGTTCGTGGTCACCCGGTTCATTGCGCCGTCCAGGATCTCGACCGTCGGTTGCGTCGTGAGAAGCGCTCCGCTCGTGCCCGCGGCAGGCTGCGTCACGATGCGGAGCGAAGCCGCAGTACCCGGCCCGGTCACCATCACGTTGTTCGAGTCCGCAAAGCCGAGCGCCGGGACCGACGTGAATCGCAGGACGTAGTTCGTCCCCACAAGGCCCGCAAATGTCGCGCCCGAGAAAGTTGCGAGCCCGGAGCTGGCGGTCGCCTGGAGAGTCCCGCCCAGCGTCGCGCCGGCTCCCGACTGAATCGCCACGCTTACCGCGACCGAGTTGTTCGTGGTGACCCGATTGAGCGCCCCATCGAGGATCTCCACGGAGGGCTGTGTGGTCAGGAGGGCGCCACTGGCCCCCGCCACCGGTTGCGTCACGATCCGGAGGGAGACCGGCGTTCCCGGCCCGACGTTGATCGCCGAGGACACAACCTCCGTGAGGCCGGTCGCTTCGAACCTCAGTGTGCGCACCCCCACGGCCCCCGTGATCGTCAGACCGCCGAACGTCGCCACGCCCGCCCCGTTTGTGGTCGCGGTCAAGCTCGGTGCCGGACCGAGAGTCACGGCTCCGCTCGCGAGCGAGACGGTCACGGTCACTCCTGGTTGCGCCACGGGATTGTTCGACGCATCCAACAGGCGGACCGCCGGTTGCCCGGCAAACGCGATCCCGCTCTGGGCGGAGCCGGAGGGCTGAGTGACGATGGCTAACTTGGCCGGGCTCCCCGCACCCGCGATCGCCACGTTGCCGGAGTCCGCGTTTCCGAGGTCCGGGAGTGAGGTGAACCGGAAGACGTAGTTCACGCCCAATGTCCCCGAGAATGTCACACCGGCGAAGTTGGCTAAACCGGCCGTCGCGGTCGCGGTCAGCGTCCCTCCCAACATTCCATCCGCTCCCGACAAGATTCCCACCATCACCTGCGTCGTATTGTCGCCCGTTACCCTGTTGAGGAACTGGTCAATCACTTCGACCGACGGCTGGACCGCGAGAGGGTCTCCGCTAACGCCTGCGGCGGGCTGGGTCACGATGCGGATCGCGTTCGCTGCGGCGGGATCGACCGTGATGAGGTGGGTGTCGCTTCCGAGATCGGCCCCTCCCGACAACCAGGCCGCCGTCACGACCTTCTCGCCCGACTCCGTGTCCGAATAGGTGAAGGTCACCCGCGACGCTCCACCGGGGATCGTGACCGGGCTAACGGGATCGAAGACCACCGTGCCTGTGGAGCCGCTCGTCAGGGTGAACTGAGTCGCGTCGGGCACCGACGCCTCGTTTCCGAAGGCGTCAAGCGTCCGCAGCGTGAAGACCGCGCTCGGAGCCCCGGCGGTCACGCTCACGGGCCCGGTGAGCTCGATGTGAGTAGGCGGCCCGGCGACGAACTGCACCTGGGGATTACTGAACAACACGTCTCCGAATACCGATGCCACGATCACCGGTGACCCCACCACTGTGCTCGACGTCAGAGTCGCCCCGTACGTGCCGTCCCCGTTGTCGGTCACCGGTCCGATGGCGCCGAGGTTGGTCGCGATCGTGACCGGATGTCCTCCTGTCGAGATTGGATCGCCTCGGGGGTCGACGAGCGTCACCAGGATCGAGGACGTGCTGGTTCCGTCTGCCAGGATCGCCGTGGGATTGGCCGCAATGATGGACAACGTGAGGTCCGGTCGCGGCAACACCGTGAGCACCACGGCAATGATCTGCGGTGAGTTGGCGGCGTCCAGCGAGGTGATCGCCACCTCGGCGTGATAGACCCCCGGGGGGAGGAGGGCAGGATTCGTCGGATTGACCGTCAACGAGATGGACGTCGGCGCGATGGATCCGCCGAGGCCGGCCTGGAGCCATCCATCGGGCTCCCCGGCCCCGTAGGTTATCGTCCGCGCGAGATTCCCAATGGTCCCGGCTCCACGGTTCTCGATGGTGATCGTCGTGCTCGGTGGCGGTGAGCTCGCCTCGAGGAGCTGGACCGCCAGCTCGGTTTGCCCGAGCTCGATCTCGGCGGGCGGATTTCCGAAGACGAAGCGGACCGCGATGGTGGTGGAGGCGCCGGGCGCCGAGGCCGCCGTCACCCGCACGACGGCGTCGAAGGTTCCCGGAACGAGGGCCGCGGGATCGGCGGTGAGGATGATCTGGGTCGGGGCCGTCGGCGGATTGACGGAGGCCTGGAGCCAATCCGTCGGCTGCCCGACTTCGTAGCTGATCTCCGTGGCGATCCCCGAGAGCACGCCGTTTCCGGAGTTCGTCACCTGGACG
The window above is part of the Gemmatimonadota bacterium genome. Proteins encoded here:
- a CDS encoding invasin domain 3-containing protein; the encoded protein is MSARLPLRPRLPRWLRFAALSILGPAVTFGCETITIVAVEVASVLVSPGQLTLPVGQSFQLSVLLRGPNGVTLSGRSVTWISDDPNRASVDQDGMVTAESPGPVTIRATADGVAGTASITVSPLATIVLSRSDITFATVIGGGPTASEIVQVTNGGQGILSGLELEIAYQAGSAEQWLEAILAGASAPTNLNLRALPAGVPAGTHRATVEVRSAVSGNSPQTIQVTLEVGAQPPGIQLDRFFVRFESDAGEVAPAPEAVQVTNSGNGVLSGIATEISYEVGQPTDWLQASVNPPTAPTQIILTADPAALVPGTFDAVVRVTAASAPGASTTIAVRFVFGNPPAEIELGQTELAVQLLEASSPPPSTTITIENRGAGTIGNLARTITYGAGEPDGWLQAGLGGSIAPTSISLTVNPTNPALLPPGVYHAEVAITSLDAANSPQIIAVVLTVLPRPDLTLSIIAANPTAILADGTSTSSILVTLVDPRGDPISTGGHPVTIATNLGAIGPVTDNGDGTYGATLTSSTVVGSPVIVASVFGDVLFSNPQVQFVAGPPTHIELTGPVSVTAGAPSAVFTLRTLDAFGNEASVPDATQFTLTSGSTGTVVFDPVSPVTIPGGASRVTFTYSDTESGEKVVTAAWLSGGADLGSDTHLITVDPAAANAIRIVTQPAAGVSGDPLAVQPSVEVIDQFLNRVTGDNTTQVMVGILSGADGMLGGTLTATATAGLANFAGVTFSGTLGVNYVFRFTSLPDLGNADSGNVAIAGAGSPAKLAIVTQPSGSAQSGIAFAGQPAVRLLDASNNPVAQPGVTVTVSLASGAVTLGPAPSLTATTNGAGVATFGGLTITGAVGVRTLRFEATGLTEVVSSAINVGPGTPVSLRIVTQPVAGASGALLTTQPSVEILDGALNRVTTNNSVAVSVAIQSGAGATLGGTLQATASSGLATFSGATFAGLVGTNYVLRFTSVPALGFADSNNVMVTGPGTAASLRIVTQPAAGTSGALLTTQPTVEILDGAMNRVTTNNSTVVSVAVLPAPAGGSVGGTLSATASSGLATFSGVTFAGLVGTNYVLRFTSVPALGNADSNDVTVTGHGVAASLRIVAQPVAGASGSLLTTQPAVEILDGAMNRVTSDNTTVISAAIFSGTGGSLGPVANPTATVSVGVATFSAVTFSGLIGTPYVLRFTPNIMLGPVNSTNVAVTGHGAAAALRIVTPQPVAGASGALMTTQPRVEILDGAMNRVTSDNMTQVTVAVLPAPAGGSVGGTLSATASAGLATFSGVTFAGLVGTNYVLRFTSVPALTAVNSNDVMVSGPGAPASLNIVTPPVGGASGGVLATQPEIEIRDGASNRVTTDNSTVVTVAIFSGTGGTLGPVPTPTATASMGLASFAGVTLTGTVGEPYVLRFSSGALPPVNAAPVTVTAGGAVSLRIVEQPVAGAS